A window of Hymenobacter aerilatus contains these coding sequences:
- the msrB gene encoding peptide-methionine (R)-S-oxide reductase MsrB has translation MLRWLDVLTFARYGNPEPPHRVEKTAAVWAQELSPEQFRVLREQATEPPYRNAYCRLYEPGEYVCAGCGSLLFSAATKYHAISGWPSFTQPAHKNAICYHFDHSHHMQRVEVRCNVCQGHLGHVFPDGPAPGGLRYCINSASLQLVAPTG, from the coding sequence ATGCTGCGTTGGCTGGATGTGCTCACCTTTGCCCGGTATGGTAACCCCGAGCCGCCCCACCGGGTAGAGAAAACGGCGGCCGTATGGGCGCAAGAGTTGTCGCCCGAGCAGTTTCGGGTGCTGCGCGAGCAGGCCACCGAGCCGCCCTACCGCAATGCCTACTGCCGCCTCTACGAGCCGGGCGAGTACGTATGTGCCGGTTGCGGTAGCCTGCTGTTTAGTGCTGCCACCAAGTACCACGCTATTTCGGGGTGGCCCAGCTTCACGCAGCCGGCCCACAAAAACGCTATCTGCTACCACTTTGACCACAGCCACCACATGCAGCGCGTGGAGGTGCGCTGCAATGTGTGCCAGGGGCACCTGGGCCACGTGTTTCCCGATGGCCCCGCGCCCGGCGGCCTGCGCTACTGCATCAACTCGGCCAGCCTGCAACTGGTAGCACCTACAGGGTAG
- a CDS encoding DUF421 domain-containing protein: protein MFDQVDWHAVFVPNTPLLEIVVRGTLIYLGLFLLLRVVLKRESGTLGITDMLFVVMIADAAQNGMAGEYRSVTEGILLVGVIICWSYFLNWLGFHYPLFQRLIKPAKLLLIRNGQLQKDNMRKELITRSELMSELRTNGLTDISGIKEAYMEPTGRISIIRFEEKQNPPSEEPPL, encoded by the coding sequence ATGTTTGACCAAGTAGACTGGCACGCAGTCTTTGTGCCCAATACACCCCTACTCGAAATTGTGGTGCGGGGCACGCTTATCTACCTGGGGCTGTTTTTGCTGCTGCGCGTGGTGCTGAAGCGCGAGTCGGGTACGCTAGGCATCACCGATATGCTGTTTGTGGTGATGATTGCCGACGCCGCTCAGAACGGCATGGCCGGTGAGTATCGCTCCGTTACGGAAGGCATTCTGCTGGTGGGCGTTATCATTTGCTGGAGCTATTTTCTGAACTGGCTGGGCTTTCATTATCCGTTGTTTCAGCGGCTGATAAAGCCCGCCAAGCTCCTGTTGATCCGCAATGGCCAACTGCAAAAAGACAACATGCGCAAGGAGCTGATTACCCGCAGTGAGCTGATGAGCGAGCTGCGCACCAACGGCCTGACGGATATATCGGGCATCAAGGAAGCGTATATGGAGCCAACGGGTCGCATCAGCATTATTCGCTTTGAAGAGAAACAGAATCCACCCTCGGAAGAGCCGCCATTATAG